Part of the Desulfurispira natronophila genome, CGAAGATGCGCTGGTGATCGATGCTGATGATGACACCCTGAAGCGGGCCTCTTCTGTGCGTAAGGCGCGTTTGGAGGTTGATGAAACCGTTCAGTGGCAGGGCCGTAGCTATCGGGTAAAAAGCGCTTTCACTTTAATGAAAGCTGCAGCTTTTGAGCATACTCTGGAGGAGTATTCGTCCTATTGTGGTGTTCCCGTGCAGGATATTGAGGAAATCGCCCGTGAATTCACCAGCCACGGACGCAAGGTGGCTATTGATTGCCATGGCGGAACTATGCACACCACCGGTTTTTACACCACCTACGCTATTATGATGTTGGGAGGCCTTGTGGGGAATCTTAACTATCGCGGCGGTATGAGCGTAGGCGGCGGTAAGTTCCGTGATTTTAATGGTCCACGCTACAACATGGTCGCCTATACTGGCAAAACTGGAGCCAGAGGCTACCGTGCCGATCGGGCTCGGCGTGCCTATGAGGATACCAAGGAGTATCGAGATCGTGTTGCTGCTGGCAAAAACCCTTATCCAGCCAAGGATACCTGGTACCCCTTTGCGCGCGCCCTGGTATCGGAAGTCATTGTCTCCAGCATTAACGAGTACCCCTACAAGCTCAAGGCCCTGATCAGCTGGAATGCCAACTTTGTCTATGGGCAGTCTGGTTTTGAGCATATACTGGATGACCTGAAAGACCCTCAGCGCAGCATTCCATTGATAGTCGCCATTGACCCATTTATCAATGAGTCCAGTCGCTACGCCGACTATATTATTCCCGATGCTGTACTCTACGAAACCTGGGGAGTGGTTTCTCCCTGGAATGGTTACCTGACCAAAGCCAACAATTTCCGCTATCCAATAGTGGACGCCCCCCAGGAGCAGTTTGCCAATGGTGAGCCCATCACCATGGACAGCTTTGTCATTGAGTTGGGAAAAGTATTGGGTATGCCTGGATTTGGTGCAAACGCTATCAATGGCCAGGACGGTTCCCGCTACCCTATGGAGAGACCCGAAGATTTCTATTTGCGGGTTTTTGAGAATGTGGCCCTTGATGGTACTCCGGTTCCCGATGCCAGCGATGAAGAAATAGAGCTGGCAGGCATTGAACACCTGGTGGATGCTCTCAAGCGGGTTAATGGCTCCAACTGGCGCAAAGTGGCGTATTGCATGGCCCGAGGAGGGCGTTTTGCCGACAAGGACACCGCTTACCGAGGAAAACTGCTGGGGAGCACCTATCGCAACCCCATCAGTATCTACAGCGAGCGGGTTGGCAATACGCGCAACAGCTTGACGGGTCAGAAGTACAGCGGCGTGCCCCGCTACTATCCCCAAAGCTTTACCGATGGCACTCCGGTGCAGCGCACCTATGACTCGGATAAATTTAGTTTGCGGGCCTTCAGCTATAAGTCCAGCGTACTCTCTCAGGCTTCAGCCGCCAGTGAAATGCTGACTGACCTGCGCTACACAACCTATGTGGACCTGAATCCTGTTGCAGCCCAACGCCTTGGGTTAAAGCACGGTGATGTAGTGAAGGTCACTTCTCCCGGCGGCTCCATAGAAGGTCTTCTGCGTTTACGGCAAGGGG contains:
- a CDS encoding molybdopterin-dependent oxidoreductase; translated protein: MEKSRRRFLAGTAAVAGLSALGGYRETLGAMATFSDKGARTKDTVYGNAEEPEVTIGSDGKPKFNPRYKMAASVCNGCPTHCGVRVKIDRESGEVVRTTGNPYSLLSSDPWLPYDTPLAKSYTWTSGHDDSGNEHRSTACARGNVVLDKLNDKFRVLRPLKRVGKRGEDRWEPISIEQLMREVVDGGNLFGEGHVDGLRSIYDPETPIDSSNPEMGPKSNQLAIFGTGNEGRQAFMVQRFAQSFGTPNFFGHTSICGLSMRAGEAAFLSGLGADPHLKPDFEECEFLLTIGTSPAQAGNPFKRQAKLLARARSDKNLKYVVVGPMLTNCDSVAVGNRSRWLPIKPGEDLALVMGMIRWIVESDRHNRDYLQLPSAEAMEAAGEPSFTNATHLIIQAGDLEGHILVDGEDALVIDADDDTLKRASSVRKARLEVDETVQWQGRSYRVKSAFTLMKAAAFEHTLEEYSSYCGVPVQDIEEIAREFTSHGRKVAIDCHGGTMHTTGFYTTYAIMMLGGLVGNLNYRGGMSVGGGKFRDFNGPRYNMVAYTGKTGARGYRADRARRAYEDTKEYRDRVAAGKNPYPAKDTWYPFARALVSEVIVSSINEYPYKLKALISWNANFVYGQSGFEHILDDLKDPQRSIPLIVAIDPFINESSRYADYIIPDAVLYETWGVVSPWNGYLTKANNFRYPIVDAPQEQFANGEPITMDSFVIELGKVLGMPGFGANAINGQDGSRYPMERPEDFYLRVFENVALDGTPVPDASDEEIELAGIEHLVDALKRVNGSNWRKVAYCMARGGRFADKDTAYRGKLLGSTYRNPISIYSERVGNTRNSLTGQKYSGVPRYYPQSFTDGTPVQRTYDSDKFSLRAFSYKSSVLSQASAASEMLTDLRYTTYVDLNPVAAQRLGLKHGDVVKVTSPGGSIEGLLRLRQGVHPEAVAIEHGAGREGEGAVTLQIGNETLQGRISRRSGISINKIGMVDNSRQTVSTMADFVVGSNARQAIPVQVSRA